A genomic segment from Thermodesulfobacteriota bacterium encodes:
- the rimP gene encoding ribosome maturation factor RimP, whose translation MGSADTQAGKPSQAGEGFRLRDGDEAGIEAVRRLVEPVCEAEGLELALIEFRREQGGRVLRLYLDRAGGVSLDDCARVSRQVDAILDVYCGDSDAYTLEVSSAGINRPLWRQGDYERFKGRAIRIKARAPIDGRRNFKGVLLGLSEGMVRLAIDNREFAVPFNGIAKAQLVNDDGVNGW comes from the coding sequence ATGGGATCAGCCGACACACAGGCCGGTAAACCGTCTCAAGCCGGAGAAGGCTTCCGGTTGCGGGACGGCGACGAAGCTGGCATTGAAGCGGTTCGGCGGCTGGTAGAGCCGGTGTGTGAAGCGGAAGGGCTGGAACTGGCACTCATTGAGTTTCGCCGGGAGCAGGGCGGGCGCGTTCTCCGGCTTTATCTGGACCGGGCGGGCGGCGTATCCCTGGATGATTGCGCCCGGGTCAGCCGCCAGGTGGACGCCATCCTGGATGTTTACTGCGGCGACAGTGATGCCTATACGCTTGAGGTTTCCTCGGCGGGTATAAACCGGCCGCTGTGGCGGCAGGGCGATTATGAGCGGTTCAAGGGAAGGGCGATAAGGATAAAGGCCCGGGCCCCCATCGACGGGCGGAGAAACTTTAAGGGCGTATTGCTTGGCCTCTCGGAAGGAATGGTCAGGCTTGCGATAGATAACCGGGAGTTTGCCGTTCCTTTTAACGGGATCGCCAAAGCGCAACTTGTCAATGACGATGGAGTTAACGGATGGTAA
- the nusA gene encoding transcription termination factor NusA, which yields MVINDIKRVVDQVSRDKGIDRDVLIKALEEALKSAARKKLGAVTDIETMYDDNTGEIEVFQFKEVVETVTDPSLQISIEEGRLLDSECEVGDSLGVKMDTSSFGRIAAQSAKQVIIQKISDAERSMVYKNFIDKEGDIINGIVQRIDRGNVIVNIGEAEAILPSREQIPGEHFRRGDRLRANIMKVQQEGPGPQIVLSRAHPDFVVNLFKTEVPEISEGIISIKGVVREPGARTKIAVASNDADIDPVGACVGVRGSRIQNVVKELRGEKIDIVPWNIDTAKFVCNALSPAQISRVIMDVENSSMEVIVSDDTHSQAIGRRGQNVKLASKLTGWHLDVVSESIYNKTMEKGYGSLLEIPGVDEKIATALCEAGFFSAEDVSNAKADDLLEVEGIDEETASLLIEKAALLVEKEKADGGGASEAEDGGTGSGDGNESPGSDSGHGIVE from the coding sequence ATGGTAATAAACGATATTAAACGGGTTGTCGATCAGGTCAGCCGGGATAAGGGGATTGATCGTGACGTCCTTATCAAGGCGCTGGAGGAAGCGTTGAAGTCCGCTGCCAGGAAAAAGCTCGGCGCGGTCACCGACATTGAAACCATGTACGATGATAACACGGGTGAAATAGAAGTGTTTCAGTTTAAAGAAGTGGTTGAAACGGTGACCGATCCCAGTCTTCAGATCAGCATTGAAGAAGGGCGCCTGCTCGATTCGGAATGTGAGGTCGGCGACAGCCTGGGGGTCAAGATGGATACCAGCAGCTTCGGCAGGATCGCGGCTCAATCCGCCAAGCAGGTGATTATACAAAAGATTAGTGATGCCGAACGCAGCATGGTCTATAAAAATTTTATCGACAAGGAGGGCGATATCATCAACGGCATCGTGCAGCGCATTGACCGCGGGAACGTCATCGTCAATATCGGTGAGGCCGAGGCGATTCTTCCCTCCCGCGAGCAGATCCCCGGCGAGCACTTTCGGCGCGGAGACCGGTTGAGGGCCAATATCATGAAGGTCCAGCAGGAAGGCCCCGGCCCCCAGATCGTGCTGTCGCGGGCGCATCCGGATTTTGTGGTCAACCTGTTTAAAACCGAGGTGCCTGAAATCAGCGAAGGGATTATTTCCATCAAAGGGGTGGTCAGAGAACCCGGCGCCAGAACAAAAATCGCGGTGGCGTCCAATGACGCCGATATCGATCCGGTCGGTGCCTGCGTGGGCGTCAGAGGAAGCCGGATTCAGAACGTTGTCAAGGAACTGCGGGGGGAGAAAATCGACATTGTCCCCTGGAACATCGATACGGCCAAATTCGTCTGCAACGCGTTGTCGCCGGCTCAAATTTCGCGCGTCATCATGGATGTGGAAAATTCCAGCATGGAGGTCATTGTTTCCGATGATACCCATTCCCAGGCCATCGGGCGCCGCGGTCAGAACGTCAAGCTGGCCTCGAAGTTAACGGGCTGGCACCTTGATGTGGTGAGTGAGTCTATATATAATAAAACCATGGAAAAGGGGTATGGCTCTCTCCTGGAAATTCCGGGCGTTGATGAAAAGATCGCGACCGCCTTGTGTGAAGCGGGGTTCTTTTCCGCTGAAGATGTCAGCAATGCCAAAGCCGATGACCTTCTGGAAGTTGAAGGTATTGATGAGGAAACCGCCTCGCTGCTGATAGAAAAGGCCGCTCTTCTGGTGGAGAAGGAGAAGGCGGACGGCGGGGGCGCATCGGAGGCGGAGGACGGCGGGACCGGGTCCGGCGATGGAAATGAATCGCCCGGTTCGGATTCCGGTCATGGCATTGTGGAATGA
- a CDS encoding GNAT family N-acetyltransferase — protein MQTSYWPDEYVRKKRTADEAVSLLKSGRRIFIGSSCGEPQHLVDTLVNKADHFSDLEIVRLMGLENSPITRLANQNQLNSFHIRNIYHGSGNARHLEPSRPFITPINLSAVSDLFRKRQLPLHAALIQTSPPDDFGWMSLGVSVDVGLAAADAADIVIAQVNPRMPRVLGHSFIHVNDVDFIVEKEESLLTVTDLPELQSAHKIARLVANLVEDGATFQLGLGATPKSILLALSEKNDLGVHTQFVIDGIMDLVSRGVITNRYKGLNEGKIVASNAVGTQNLYEFVHDNPSIEFFPADYVSNPAIIARHNRMIAVNMVKEMDLTGQASVDALPHNYFAGVSSILDFVRGTAAAPGGKSILLIPSTSVDKKTSRIVPRLTGNVVVPMNDAAYVVSEYGAVNLFGKNLQERATAMISLAHPDFREELFDQARRLGLLTSGRRLGEALRGVYPAGLEETRTIDNRVIMFRPAKPVDDRRIQEHFYSLDKPDILARFFQHKTCFFRNDIEGMCEIDYIKNLTLLAVTGEFGFGEVIGIGAYMMESAGNIAEVAFSVNRQWRGKKIAATLLKKLAQAAQEKGIAGLVAYTEPTNTAMKKLFATLPFSVKTRRDGDMLVLTCRFQGDES, from the coding sequence ATGCAAACCAGTTACTGGCCTGACGAATACGTTCGAAAAAAAAGGACCGCTGACGAAGCCGTATCGCTGCTCAAATCCGGGCGGCGGATTTTTATCGGCTCTTCATGCGGCGAGCCGCAGCATCTGGTCGACACCCTGGTGAATAAAGCCGATCATTTTTCTGACCTGGAAATCGTCCGGCTGATGGGACTGGAAAACTCTCCCATTACCCGACTGGCCAATCAGAACCAGCTGAACAGTTTTCACATCCGGAACATCTACCATGGTTCCGGGAATGCCAGGCATCTGGAACCCAGCCGGCCGTTTATAACCCCTATCAATTTATCGGCCGTTTCCGACCTGTTCCGTAAAAGGCAGCTTCCCCTTCACGCGGCCCTGATTCAAACCTCACCACCGGACGACTTCGGCTGGATGAGCCTGGGGGTTTCAGTGGACGTGGGGCTTGCCGCCGCCGACGCCGCCGATATCGTTATCGCCCAGGTCAACCCCCGCATGCCCCGGGTCCTGGGCCACAGCTTTATTCATGTCAATGATGTCGACTTTATTGTGGAAAAAGAGGAATCCCTGCTGACGGTAACCGATCTTCCCGAACTTCAATCGGCTCATAAAATCGCCCGACTGGTCGCCAACCTCGTTGAAGACGGCGCCACTTTCCAGTTGGGCCTGGGCGCCACGCCCAAATCCATTCTGCTGGCCCTTTCGGAAAAAAACGATCTGGGCGTCCATACCCAGTTTGTTATCGACGGCATCATGGACCTGGTTTCCCGCGGCGTCATCACCAACCGTTACAAAGGGCTGAATGAAGGTAAAATCGTGGCCAGCAACGCGGTGGGAACACAGAACCTGTACGAATTCGTCCACGACAATCCCTCCATTGAATTCTTCCCGGCGGATTACGTCAGCAATCCGGCGATCATCGCCCGCCATAACCGGATGATCGCCGTCAATATGGTCAAGGAAATGGATCTGACCGGACAGGCGTCGGTCGATGCCCTGCCCCATAATTATTTTGCCGGCGTTTCCAGCATCCTGGATTTCGTCCGCGGGACGGCAGCGGCCCCCGGGGGGAAATCCATTCTCCTGATTCCCAGCACTTCCGTGGACAAAAAAACCAGCCGGATCGTGCCGCGGCTGACCGGCAACGTGGTGGTGCCCATGAACGACGCGGCCTACGTGGTCAGTGAATACGGAGCGGTCAACCTGTTCGGCAAAAACCTGCAGGAACGGGCCACGGCCATGATCAGCCTGGCCCATCCTGATTTCCGGGAAGAGCTCTTCGATCAGGCCCGGCGTCTGGGGTTGCTGACATCCGGCCGCAGGCTGGGGGAAGCGCTTCGCGGCGTTTACCCGGCCGGGCTGGAGGAAACCCGGACCATCGACAACCGGGTCATTATGTTCCGCCCGGCCAAACCGGTCGATGACCGCCGTATCCAGGAGCACTTTTACAGCCTGGACAAACCGGACATCCTGGCCCGGTTCTTTCAGCACAAGACCTGCTTTTTCCGTAACGACATCGAAGGGATGTGCGAGATCGACTATATCAAGAACCTCACCCTCCTGGCGGTCACCGGCGAGTTCGGGTTCGGCGAGGTCATCGGCATCGGCGCCTACATGATGGAGTCCGCCGGCAACATCGCCGAGGTCGCCTTTTCAGTAAACCGGCAGTGGCGGGGGAAAAAAATCGCGGCCACCCTTTTAAAGAAGCTGGCTCAAGCCGCCCAGGAAAAGGGCATCGCCGGGCTGGTGGCCTATACCGAACCGACCAACACCGCCATGAAAAAACTGTTTGCCACCCTGCCCTTTTCCGTAAAGACCCGGCGGGACGGGGATATGCTGGTATTAACCTGCAGATTCCAAGGAGACGAATCATGA
- the acs gene encoding acetate--CoA ligase, giving the protein MTEFKKSYDAHLADFQKTAHIKGMDAYRQLYRESIDSPDTFWARQAEAYLTWDRKWDFVLRYDFTEARIEWFGGGKLNASCNCLDRHLEKLRDKTAYFWEGDDPGETKTYTYGDLYRQVNAFAAALRARGVKKGDRVIIYLPMTIELPVAMLACARIGAIHSVVFGGFSAEAIANRIVDCGAKVVITADGGYRSGKPVALKKNVDEALKKCPDVNTVIVVNRVNSGITLDSAKEFWWHELVSAPGLPDYVAPEPMDAEDPLFILYTSGSTGKPKGVVHTHGGYLVYAAMTTRCVFDLNPDDIFWCTADIGWITGHSYILYGPLINGFTSVIFEGVPSYPDFDRFWAIVERYRVSKFYTAPTAIRALAKEGESHVKKHDLSSLRLLGTVGEPINPEAWRWYYHHIGRDWCPIIDTWWQTETGGHMLTPLPGVAPIKPGSCSFPFFGVDPVIIDDTGEAVRHPGEEGLLCIRKPWPGMARTVFGDHERFISTYFSQAPGMYFTGDGARKDEDGYFWIIGRIDDVINVSGHRLGTAELESALVLHDHVAEAAVVGFPHSIKGQGIYAFIILKTGRKPSDDLKKELIALVRREIGPIATIDAIQWAEGLPKTRSGKIMRRILKKIAANKLDELGDTSTIADETVIDKLIKNKIDINSL; this is encoded by the coding sequence ATGACCGAATTCAAAAAAAGCTATGATGCCCACCTGGCCGATTTCCAGAAAACCGCGCATATTAAAGGCATGGACGCCTACCGGCAGCTTTACCGGGAATCCATCGACAGCCCCGATACCTTCTGGGCCCGGCAGGCCGAAGCCTATCTGACCTGGGACAGAAAATGGGATTTCGTCCTTCGTTATGATTTTACGGAAGCCCGAATTGAATGGTTCGGCGGCGGCAAGCTCAACGCCTCCTGCAACTGCCTGGACCGGCATCTGGAGAAGCTCCGGGATAAGACCGCCTATTTCTGGGAGGGCGACGACCCCGGCGAAACCAAAACATACACTTACGGCGACCTTTACCGGCAGGTCAACGCTTTTGCCGCCGCCCTGCGGGCCAGGGGCGTGAAAAAAGGCGACCGGGTGATTATTTACCTGCCCATGACCATTGAACTGCCGGTGGCCATGCTGGCCTGCGCCCGCATCGGCGCCATTCACAGCGTCGTGTTCGGCGGATTCAGCGCCGAAGCCATCGCCAACCGCATCGTCGACTGCGGCGCGAAAGTGGTGATCACGGCCGACGGCGGCTACCGGTCGGGAAAGCCGGTCGCCCTCAAGAAGAACGTGGACGAGGCCCTGAAAAAATGCCCCGACGTCAACACCGTCATCGTCGTCAACCGTGTCAACTCCGGCATCACGCTGGATTCGGCCAAAGAGTTCTGGTGGCATGAACTGGTGTCCGCGCCCGGGCTGCCGGACTATGTGGCGCCGGAGCCCATGGACGCCGAAGACCCGCTGTTTATCCTCTATACCAGCGGCAGCACCGGCAAACCCAAGGGCGTGGTGCATACCCACGGCGGCTACCTGGTGTACGCCGCCATGACCACCAGATGCGTCTTTGACCTGAACCCCGATGACATCTTCTGGTGTACGGCCGACATCGGCTGGATAACCGGTCACAGCTATATCCTTTACGGCCCGCTGATCAACGGCTTTACCAGCGTCATTTTCGAAGGCGTCCCCAGTTATCCCGATTTCGACCGTTTCTGGGCCATCGTGGAAAGATACCGGGTCAGCAAATTCTACACTGCCCCCACCGCCATCCGGGCTCTGGCCAAGGAGGGTGAGTCGCACGTGAAAAAACACGATCTTTCCAGCCTGCGGCTGCTGGGCACCGTGGGCGAACCCATCAATCCGGAGGCCTGGCGCTGGTATTACCACCACATCGGCCGTGACTGGTGCCCCATCATCGACACCTGGTGGCAGACCGAGACCGGCGGCCACATGCTCACCCCCCTGCCTGGCGTGGCCCCCATCAAGCCCGGCTCCTGCTCCTTTCCCTTTTTCGGCGTCGACCCGGTCATCATCGACGACACCGGCGAAGCGGTCAGGCATCCGGGAGAAGAGGGGCTTCTCTGCATCCGCAAGCCCTGGCCGGGAATGGCCCGGACGGTTTTCGGCGACCATGAACGGTTTATTTCCACTTATTTCAGCCAGGCGCCGGGCATGTACTTCACCGGCGACGGCGCCAGGAAAGACGAGGACGGTTATTTCTGGATTATCGGCCGCATCGATGATGTCATCAACGTGTCCGGTCACCGCCTGGGCACGGCCGAACTGGAGTCCGCCCTGGTGCTGCATGACCACGTGGCCGAGGCAGCCGTGGTGGGTTTCCCCCATTCGATCAAGGGGCAGGGCATTTACGCCTTTATCATCCTCAAGACCGGCCGCAAGCCGTCGGACGACCTGAAAAAAGAGTTGATCGCCCTGGTCCGCCGGGAAATCGGCCCCATCGCCACCATCGATGCCATCCAGTGGGCGGAAGGGCTGCCCAAAACCCGGAGCGGCAAGATCATGCGCCGCATCCTGAAAAAAATCGCGGCCAACAAGCTGGATGAACTGGGCGACACCTCCACCATCGCCGACGAGACGGTCATCGATAAGCTGATCAAAAACAAAATAGACATTAACTCCCTGTAA
- a CDS encoding histone deacetylase, translating into MSRTIAVARDDRFLLHKTGHSHPESPTRLSSIYRMLDQFFDGQLLTVTPRPVTLDQVELVHTPGHVRKLLKTAEQKVTSLAPDSPVSSQSYLAAWLAAGACVQGIDHLMNGDCRAFFALVRPPGHHALPDRTMGFCLLNNLAIAARYAQMRYSPRRILIIDWDAHHGNGLQQVFYGEKEVFYLSSHDPAMFPYSGGIADTGEGRGRGFTLNMPLPRDLTDADVDFLYRAVLPAVFEGYNPELILVAAGFDAHADDPLGRFLWTENAYFLLTSLIVRLTDRAGGIPVLLSLEGGYDPGANAASVRAVLNALVTADEAAAVGDSVPAHPEQVHELLESVFATHRPLGVLS; encoded by the coding sequence ATGAGCCGAACCATCGCCGTCGCCAGGGACGACCGCTTTCTGCTGCACAAAACCGGCCATTCCCATCCGGAAAGCCCGACCCGGTTGAGTTCCATCTACCGGATGCTCGACCAGTTCTTCGACGGGCAATTGCTGACGGTGACTCCGCGGCCGGTCACCCTGGACCAGGTGGAGCTGGTCCATACCCCCGGTCACGTCAGAAAACTGCTGAAAACCGCGGAGCAGAAAGTCACCAGCCTGGCGCCGGACAGCCCGGTCAGCAGCCAGTCCTATCTGGCGGCCTGGCTGGCGGCCGGCGCCTGCGTTCAGGGCATCGATCATCTCATGAACGGCGACTGCCGGGCGTTTTTCGCCCTGGTCCGCCCCCCCGGCCACCACGCCCTGCCGGACCGGACCATGGGCTTCTGCCTGCTCAACAACCTGGCCATCGCCGCCCGTTATGCCCAGATGCGATACTCCCCGAGACGGATTCTGATTATCGACTGGGACGCCCACCACGGCAACGGGCTACAGCAGGTGTTTTACGGGGAAAAGGAAGTGTTTTATCTGTCGTCCCACGACCCGGCCATGTTTCCATACTCCGGGGGAATCGCCGATACCGGCGAAGGCCGGGGCCGGGGATTCACTCTGAATATGCCCCTGCCCCGGGACCTGACGGACGCAGACGTGGACTTCCTTTACCGCGCCGTCCTGCCGGCGGTTTTTGAGGGATACAACCCCGAACTGATTCTGGTGGCGGCCGGATTCGACGCCCATGCCGACGATCCGCTCGGCCGCTTTCTCTGGACCGAGAACGCCTATTTTCTCCTGACAAGCCTGATCGTCCGGCTGACTGACAGGGCCGGCGGTATTCCCGTGCTGCTGTCGCTCGAGGGCGGATATGACCCGGGAGCCAACGCCGCCTCGGTCAGGGCCGTCCTGAACGCCCTGGTGACGGCGGATGAAGCGGCGGCCGTCGGCGATTCCGTCCCGGCCCATCCGGAGCAGGTCCACGAACTGCTGGAATCGGTTTTTGCGACCCATCGGCCACTAGGAGTCCTGTCATGA
- a CDS encoding AMP-binding protein yields the protein MIKARVPAQNPGANLRHYEKMRQSFLWSDIDIELGLDAGIGVNIIGESLDKWAAHPEKNSRPALIFEKNGRTTVFTYRQLRDMSARWAVFFTRNGLAAGDRLMIYLPPCREFFFAVAACARAGIVFCPVFASSGYHELETRLADISPRAILTTPDLVENIPPDDAAAAGLIFLTGTGPGIYRNEIEVGNLPDALPADYPPRRLSGDAPLYIIYTSGSTRPPKGIIHSHGDLIGIYASARWALDLSDGDVLWTDADPAWVTGTVYGAFAPWLCGVTSVISESPLTAAGCFRTLETSRITVWYTTPHTIRTLMDAGDDLPSRYNLSALRHLATVGSPLMPDLFYWVRQHLGNSPHDNWWMSETGIICLANLPALDIKPGAIGKPLPGITAAILDDNGDELPFLSLGQLALKPGWPGMMRGLWQDRERYEAYFVNGWFVTGDIALQDEEGYFYHQGRLDDILKTAENRTVGPFEIEQALCRHPAVAEAAVITKGENRETGTSALKAFVIVKKDQRPSRRLNQEIKLFLKASIAPDIHIDDISFVETLPRTRTGKLLRRVLRAWELGLPGGDAASMAD from the coding sequence ATGATCAAAGCCCGGGTACCGGCCCAGAATCCCGGCGCCAACCTGCGCCATTATGAAAAGATGCGCCAGTCGTTTCTCTGGTCGGACATCGATATCGAATTGGGACTGGACGCGGGGATCGGTGTCAATATCATCGGCGAATCCCTTGACAAGTGGGCCGCCCATCCGGAAAAAAACAGCCGGCCGGCCCTGATCTTTGAAAAAAACGGCCGCACCACGGTCTTCACATACCGTCAGCTCCGGGACATGTCCGCCCGCTGGGCGGTCTTTTTTACCCGAAACGGGCTGGCGGCCGGCGACCGCCTGATGATTTACCTGCCCCCCTGCCGGGAATTCTTTTTTGCCGTCGCCGCCTGCGCCCGGGCCGGTATCGTTTTCTGCCCGGTCTTTGCCAGTTCCGGATATCATGAGCTGGAAACCCGGCTGGCCGACATCTCGCCCCGGGCCATCCTGACCACCCCGGATTTAGTCGAAAACATACCACCGGATGACGCCGCCGCCGCCGGCCTGATTTTCCTCACCGGAACCGGCCCCGGCATCTACCGCAACGAAATAGAGGTCGGAAACTTACCAGACGCACTCCCGGCCGACTATCCCCCCCGGCGGTTGTCCGGGGACGCGCCGCTGTACATCATTTACACCTCCGGTTCCACCCGGCCGCCCAAAGGGATCATCCACAGTCACGGCGACCTGATCGGCATTTACGCCTCGGCCCGGTGGGCCCTGGATCTGTCCGACGGGGATGTCCTCTGGACGGACGCCGATCCGGCCTGGGTGACCGGCACGGTCTACGGCGCCTTTGCGCCCTGGCTGTGCGGCGTCACCTCGGTGATTTCCGAATCCCCGCTTACCGCCGCCGGCTGCTTCCGGACGCTGGAAACCAGCCGGATCACCGTCTGGTACACCACCCCCCACACCATCCGGACGCTCATGGATGCCGGCGACGACCTGCCCTCCCGCTACAACTTGAGCGCCCTGCGCCACCTGGCCACGGTGGGATCGCCGCTGATGCCGGATCTGTTCTACTGGGTCAGACAGCACCTGGGGAACAGCCCCCATGACAACTGGTGGATGTCGGAAACCGGCATCATCTGCCTGGCCAATCTGCCGGCCCTGGATATCAAGCCGGGCGCCATCGGAAAACCGCTGCCCGGTATCACCGCCGCCATTCTGGACGACAACGGCGATGAACTGCCGTTTCTCTCCCTGGGACAACTGGCGCTCAAACCCGGATGGCCGGGAATGATGCGGGGGCTATGGCAGGACCGGGAACGATACGAGGCCTATTTTGTCAACGGCTGGTTCGTGACCGGCGACATCGCCCTGCAGGACGAAGAAGGATACTTCTATCACCAGGGCCGCCTGGACGACATTCTCAAAACCGCTGAAAATCGGACCGTCGGACCGTTCGAAATCGAACAGGCCCTGTGCCGTCACCCGGCGGTGGCGGAAGCGGCGGTAATCACCAAGGGAGAAAACCGGGAAACGGGCACGTCGGCCCTGAAAGCCTTTGTCATCGTCAAAAAAGACCAGCGTCCGTCCCGGCGCCTGAACCAGGAGATCAAACTGTTTCTCAAGGCCAGCATCGCTCCGGACATCCACATCGACGATATTTCGTTCGTCGAAACGCTTCCCCGAACCCGCACCGGCAAACTTCTCCGCCGGGTTCTTCGCGCCTGGGAACTGGGACTTCCCGGAGGAGATGCCGCCAGCATGGCGGACTGA
- a CDS encoding LysM peptidoglycan-binding domain-containing protein, translated as MAGRKTRVSSLVIILAGCFFLTFLAVAEENQPTAGQNEPIVEEGLQQDEYNPGFYYTVKKGDTLWDLSRKFYDSEWQWPAMWGQNKDITNPHRIYPGQRIRLYQRTDAIRQPAVQEAPMAAAEQPAAEPQAAPAESPALTVYYMFPGISYLGFVLKLDRPESLTDNPVKDPLAIGRIMKAEGEAKEMISQDDTVYIDPVSPPGADNAFIIGNLYCIYAPLTLVKDPRTGDYAGHQYQIIGAAEVTAVTEQYVKAKIIKSFDTIFAGCFVMPMEKRDKEIAIIPAPEGLTGELLLDEDHTEMSSEYSIVFLNKGEKDGVKPGQRFAIYHQDRGEIDGKEVMLDQFVFGEAIVLLTKETTATAIITKSIKPISSGDLFKSTL; from the coding sequence ATGGCAGGCAGAAAAACGCGTGTTTCATCATTGGTTATCATACTGGCCGGTTGCTTTTTCTTAACCTTTCTGGCTGTTGCCGAGGAAAATCAGCCGACCGCCGGGCAAAACGAGCCGATCGTCGAAGAAGGCCTGCAACAGGATGAGTATAACCCGGGATTCTATTATACGGTCAAAAAAGGGGATACCCTCTGGGACCTTTCCCGAAAATTTTATGATTCAGAATGGCAGTGGCCGGCCATGTGGGGACAGAACAAGGACATTACCAACCCTCACCGGATTTATCCGGGACAACGCATCCGGCTGTATCAGCGCACGGACGCCATTCGCCAGCCGGCAGTCCAGGAGGCGCCGATGGCGGCGGCCGAACAACCGGCGGCCGAACCCCAGGCGGCCCCCGCCGAGTCGCCGGCCCTCACGGTTTATTACATGTTTCCCGGGATCTCCTACCTCGGATTTGTCCTCAAACTCGATCGGCCCGAATCACTTACCGACAACCCGGTCAAGGATCCATTGGCCATCGGCAGGATCATGAAAGCCGAAGGGGAAGCCAAAGAGATGATCAGCCAGGACGATACGGTTTATATTGATCCCGTGTCTCCGCCCGGAGCGGACAACGCCTTTATCATCGGCAATCTTTATTGCATCTACGCCCCACTGACACTGGTCAAGGACCCGAGGACCGGAGACTATGCCGGGCACCAGTATCAAATCATCGGCGCGGCGGAAGTCACGGCTGTTACGGAACAATATGTAAAGGCGAAAATCATCAAGTCCTTCGACACCATTTTTGCCGGATGTTTTGTCATGCCGATGGAAAAACGGGACAAGGAAATCGCGATCATACCCGCCCCCGAGGGGTTGACCGGCGAACTGCTCCTGGACGAGGACCATACCGAAATGTCCAGCGAATACTCAATTGTGTTTCTCAACAAGGGAGAAAAGGACGGGGTCAAGCCGGGACAGCGATTTGCGATTTACCATCAGGACAGGGGAGAAATCGACGGGAAAGAAGTGATGCTTGACCAGTTTGTCTTCGGCGAAGCCATTGTGCTGCTCACCAAAGAGACAACAGCGACCGCCATCATCACCAAATCGATAAAGCCTATCAGCAGCGGGGATTTGTTTAAAAGCACCCTGTAA